A genomic region of Deinococcus aerolatus contains the following coding sequences:
- a CDS encoding methyl-accepting chemotaxis protein: protein MSQNARLDPFLNTALPKQGRRKAATASAQNRSSLLGRIGVGQKLALTAGIFALPITALLVLAVSGRQQDINFIQREQAGVAQIADYQRFQTELASYVDARIRGKNGNATGAQAAATQALAALEQGAGAARLPNTQTTVTQVAEQWTQLQASDLGPSGLLLASSYKQFYDDQVLPSLDVLLQESNLRLDSTATSSFAIQAALIRLPEVRARLAALTALATSLETVKNQPDLVDIIAPQYRDLAVRAGVALDEAFSAIKRAEAQDESLTPTLGAAIRNLEPTRQAIATAANADLLRSVEQRANLKSLQSAAAQTAAAITLGSEEVNRLLGDRLAAQRSGQLLELLGVALLTLLAALLLVAVSRAIINPLSQLAHSARLLARGEFGQTVQVNSQDELGLVAGAFNDASAQLQSNHEKAEQERLEATRLQSNISAFLDVTMDIADGDLTARGQVTEDVLGNVVDSINLMTAELADVLGDVQRASVSVTDGSRALLVTTEQIGQGTQLTAAEAARVATQVQTVTAAIREVAQQAQNSAETARAALLASQQGQEAVTGTLDGMQNIRREVQGVAKRIKGLGDRSLEIQEIVDTISQIARQTNLLALNASIEAAGAGEAGGRFSIVADEVRKLADTSGQATARIAALIKNVQAEIQDVIVSVEDGTREVEQGYRVAGTAGERLREIGALTQQSAQLAEAIATSQQAQVQGIEEMGSAVQQIAAVARESQDSVTQGRTAAEQLQTLAQKLSASLTRFRLPS from the coding sequence ATGTCCCAGAACGCCCGTCTCGATCCCTTCCTGAATACCGCCCTGCCCAAGCAGGGGCGCCGCAAGGCCGCCACCGCCAGCGCCCAGAACCGCAGCAGCCTGCTGGGCCGCATTGGCGTGGGGCAGAAGCTGGCCCTGACCGCCGGCATCTTCGCGCTGCCCATCACGGCGCTGCTGGTGCTGGCCGTCAGCGGCCGGCAGCAGGACATCAATTTCATTCAGCGCGAGCAGGCGGGCGTGGCCCAGATCGCCGACTACCAGCGCTTTCAGACCGAGCTGGCCAGCTACGTTGACGCGCGGATCCGGGGCAAGAACGGCAATGCGACCGGCGCGCAGGCGGCGGCCACGCAGGCCCTGGCCGCCCTGGAACAGGGTGCCGGCGCCGCGCGGCTGCCCAACACCCAGACCACGGTGACTCAGGTGGCCGAGCAGTGGACGCAGCTGCAGGCCAGCGACCTTGGCCCCAGCGGCCTGCTGCTGGCCTCCAGCTACAAGCAGTTCTACGACGATCAGGTGCTGCCCAGCCTGGACGTCCTGCTGCAGGAGTCCAACCTGCGCCTCGACTCCACCGCCACCTCATCGTTCGCCATTCAGGCCGCCCTGATTCGTCTGCCCGAGGTGCGCGCCCGGCTGGCCGCCCTGACCGCCCTGGCCACCTCGCTGGAAACCGTCAAGAACCAGCCGGACCTAGTAGACATCATCGCGCCGCAGTACCGCGACCTGGCGGTGCGTGCCGGCGTGGCGCTCGACGAGGCGTTCAGCGCCATCAAGCGCGCCGAGGCCCAGGACGAGAGCCTGACCCCCACCCTGGGCGCGGCCATCCGCAACCTGGAGCCGACGCGCCAGGCCATTGCCACGGCGGCCAACGCCGACCTGCTGCGCAGCGTCGAGCAGCGCGCCAACCTCAAGAGCCTGCAGAGCGCTGCGGCGCAGACAGCCGCCGCCATTACCCTGGGCAGCGAGGAAGTCAACCGGCTGCTGGGTGACCGCCTCGCCGCGCAGCGCAGCGGCCAGCTGCTGGAGCTGCTGGGCGTGGCGCTGCTGACCCTGCTGGCCGCCCTGCTGCTGGTGGCCGTGAGCCGCGCCATCATCAACCCGCTGAGTCAGCTAGCCCACTCGGCGCGCCTGCTGGCCAGGGGGGAATTCGGCCAGACCGTGCAGGTCAACAGCCAGGACGAGCTGGGGCTGGTGGCCGGGGCCTTTAACGACGCCTCCGCCCAGCTGCAGAGCAACCACGAGAAGGCCGAGCAGGAACGGCTGGAGGCCACGCGCCTGCAGAGCAACATCAGCGCGTTTCTGGACGTGACCATGGACATCGCCGACGGTGACCTGACGGCGCGCGGCCAGGTCACCGAGGACGTGCTGGGCAACGTGGTGGACTCGATCAACCTGATGACCGCCGAGCTGGCCGACGTGCTGGGCGACGTGCAGCGCGCCTCGGTCTCGGTGACCGACGGGTCGCGGGCGCTGCTGGTGACCACCGAACAGATCGGTCAGGGCACCCAGCTGACCGCCGCCGAGGCCGCCCGCGTGGCCACGCAGGTGCAGACCGTGACCGCCGCCATCCGTGAGGTGGCGCAGCAGGCGCAGAACTCCGCCGAGACCGCGCGTGCGGCGCTGCTGGCCTCCCAGCAGGGCCAGGAGGCCGTGACCGGCACCCTGGACGGCATGCAGAACATCCGCCGCGAGGTGCAGGGCGTTGCCAAGCGCATCAAGGGCCTGGGCGACCGCTCGCTCGAAATTCAGGAAATCGTCGACACCATCTCGCAGATTGCCCGGCAGACCAACCTGCTCGCGCTGAACGCCAGCATCGAGGCGGCCGGCGCCGGGGAAGCGGGCGGACGCTTCAGCATCGTGGCAGACGAGGTGCGCAAGCTGGCCGACACCTCCGGGCAGGCCACCGCGCGCATCGCCGCCCTGATTAAGAACGTGCAGGCCGAGATCCAGGACGTGATCGTGAGCGTGGAAGACGGCACCCGTGAGGTGGAGCAGGGCTACCGCGTGGCCGGCACCGCCGGGGAACGCCTGCGCGAGATCGGCGCGCTGACGCAGCAGTCCGCCCAGCTGGCCGAGGCCATCGCCACATCGCAGCAGGCACAGGTGCAGGGCATCGAGGAGATGGGCAGCGCGGTGCAGCAGATTGCCGCCGTCGCCCGCGAATCGCAGGACTCCGTGACCCAGGGCCGCACCGCCGCCGAGCAGCTTCAGACGCTGGCCCAGAAACTCAGCGCCAGCCTGACGCGCTTCCGGCTGCCGTCCTGA